GAAACTGATTTATACTATTCAAATCAGTTTGAACTGTTATAAATCGGCTAAAATTAGTTTTAGTCGATATAAATTAGTCTACATAGGCAATAATGTTAGTTCAAATTCACAAATTTGTCTTCTTTTTTTTTGTTTTGTATGTCTAATTTTGATAAATTAAACATGAAAACTAAAATATTTTATATAAGTGTAATTATATATAAAATAAATCAATAATTAATTAATGTTTCTCTGATTCCTGCTCTTTTTTTTGGGGGGTTTCAGGATAAAGATCTACGCTACTTGTTCATCTACAACAAGTTTCCTACACTACGAGAACATGTAAGAGACAAAGTAAGTTATGTTCTTGTTTTGTCTTCTCGTTTACTGATCATGTTAATGTTCAGGACATATTGGGGAAAACAGACGTTGAGATATTCCATGGAGGTGGAGTTAAAGAGTCCGAAGATTTCAAGAGAGAGGTTCTTGAAAAAGGAAAAGCTTCAAAGAGAGAGATCACATTCGAGACAGACTTGTTTGGTTCGAAGACTTTTTTGATATACGTTGAGCCTGTTTACAACAAAGCTCGCGAGAAAATCGGTATCAACTACATGGGAATGGAGGTAACTGATCAGGTGAGGAAGAGAGAAAAAATGGCTAAACTTAGAGAAGACAACGCGGTCAGAAAGGCAATGGAGTCAGAACTAACCAAGACTATTCACATCACAGAGGAGACGATGAGAGCTAAGCAGATGCTGGCGACAATGTCTCATGAGATAAGATCACCACTGTCAGGAGTAGTGGGGATGGCTGAGATACTTTCTACTACAAAGCTGGATAAAGAGCAGAGACAGTTGTTGAATGTCATGATCTCTTCTGGTGATTTGGTGCTTCAGTTGATTAATGACATTCTTGATCTCTCCAAGGTTGAATCAGGTAATGTTTTTCAATTTCGAGTGACTCTTGGAACGAAACTAATATTACAACGGTTTCGGGACTGGGGGATTACGGCCTTCAACCCGAACCTCCTGGTATTAAAAAAAAAAAATGTTTTCAAAGTGTGGTCCATTTTTTCAAGAATCTTGATGACATTTTGTGTTGCTTTAGGTGTGATGAAATTAGAAGCTACAAAGTTTAGACCAAGAGAAGTGGTGAAGCATGTGCTTCAGACAGCTGCTGCATCTCTGAAGAAAGAACTGACATTAGAAGGGAACATTGCAGATGAAGTCCCTATCTTGGTTAGTACACAAAGAGATAATTAATGTGGTAAAGTCGTTGTAATCTAACTTCTTTTTTTCATGTTCAGGTAATTGGAGATGTTTTAAGGATTCGTCAGATTCTCACCAACTTGATCAGCAATGCTATCAAGTTTACACATCAAGGAAAGGTTGGGATCAAACTCAAAGTGATACCAGAACCATCCTTTGCAAGTGGTTTGGAGTTAAACACAGACGCTGAAGAACAGAACGGTTTGACTGAGACTGAGACTTCGGTTTGGATTCGCTGCGATGTTTATGACACTGGAATTGGAATCCCAGGTAAGCCACTAAAGATAAAACTCCAGCTAAGCTAGCTATTAATCCGATCCATGTTTTACTGTGCAGAAAATGCTCTTCCTTGTTTGTTCAAGAAGTACATGCAAGCAAGCGCTGATCATGCACGAAAATACGGTGGAACTGGTCTCGGTCTCGCCATTTGTAAACAGCTGGTAGAGCTAATGGGAGGTCAACTTACAGTGACGAGCCAAGTCAACTTAGGTTCAACGTTCACCTTCATATTACCCTACAAAGTTGCAGCATCGAATGACCATTCGGATGATCAAGACGAGTTCTCTGATATGGTGGATCATCAACCCGAACCAGACGACTCAACCGAAGGATATTTCCAGTTTAAACCGCTTCTAGGATCTATATACTCTAATGGCGGACCGGTCATAGGCAATAACTTCTTACCTCATAAAGCTATGCTCCCTAGTCCCGTTAAGCTCATGAATGGCTTTGTCGCTGACCCTTCTGATAACACTGGACAAAGCGAGGCTGTTCAGGTTGAAAACGGTGGTTACAAGGATGAACCAAGACTCGAAACTCACCGTCCTGAAACAGCTCATCAATATGAGAATGGGAATGGTAGATGTCCCTCTAAGGAAAGCGAATCTTGTAGCAGCTCACAGGCTAGCTCAGAAATGGAGTCAGAGTTTACAGTTTCATCTCCTAGGGAAGACGTACAAACCGAGGCAGAGGTCAAAGAGACATCAAAGCAGCCAAAGATTCTGCTTGTGGAAGATAATAAAATCAACATCATGGTTGCAAAGTCGATGATGAAACAATTAGGCTATACCTTTGATATTGCTAATAATGGAGTTGAAGCTATAACTGCTATCAACAGCTCTAGCTACGATTTGGTACTCATGGTAAGACTATTCTCTAAGATCCAAAAGACTTGTCCTTTTAAAACTCACTTGATCTGAAAAGGCTTATGAATCAACTTGGGTTCACAGGATGTGTGCATGCCTGTACTGGATGGTTTAAAAGCTACAAGACTGATCCGTTCGTACGAAGAATCTGGGAACTGGGATGCTGCAGTAGAAGCTGGAGTAGACATCAAGGTATTAGAGAATAAGCAAATGAGTGTGCGTTCCACAAACCGGCTGCCTATAATCGCGGTTAGTACATGTTCAAATCACAATGTACACAGAGCTCTAATATATACATTCGAATAACTTGAAGAGTAAAATGGGTTGTGGAATTTTTTGCAGATGACGGCAAATACATTATCAGAGAGCTCAGAAGAATGTTATGCAAATGGTATGGACTCTTTTATTTCGAAACCTGTAACGTTGCAGAAACTAAAAGAGTGTCTAAAACAGTATCTGCATTGAGAGATTTCAGAGTTTGGTAGTATGTGCTTTCTGTGTATAAAAAAATGTGTAGGGAAAAGTTTTGGAGAGCTATACAAAGTAGCTTGCTCTCTTAGAGATGTACAGTATCAATAAAAAGCTTTGTCTTCTTTATTTATTTGTGGGAAGTTTATGGCGAGAGAAACAAGAAAACATTTTTATCAGAGTTAAGCAGCCAAACTCTACATAAACGAAAAGAGAGCATAATCAAGCTAGCTTATCTCGATTTCTGTTGGCTGTAACGTTGTATTCCATGAACATCTACAATCCCAGGAGGGAAGACTGGATCCGTAGCTGCTCTGACGGCGACTTTCGCAACCGATTCAACATTCACCGGAGGTGTGAACAAAGGTCCGACTAACGGGAGCTGGTTCAGCGGTTTTGCTTGTTGAAGAACCTACAAAAAAAAAAGCCACAAGCATGACGAATAAAGAAGGCCGACTTTTGAGAGGTATTGCTGTAAAGAAGGAACTATCTTACCATCTCCATGGGTGAAACAAAGACTCCCAATGGGATCTTCATGCTCCCAACGTTGCGAGTTCCATATATAAAACCAGGCCGCAAGACTATCCCTGCACAACATTAACAAAAAAATGGTTAGGAGTCGGAGAGAGTTTCGTAATTATGACATGTAAGCTTACCTCCATAAGCAAATCTTGTGAGCAGCTCGGTCTCAGCAGCTCGCTGTAAGGATCAAAAGATATGTTTTAAAGAAAATGTACACTAACCAAAAAGGCTATGCAAAGCTGTTGTATACCTTTCCCTCATAGTATCCGCTCAACAAGTAGTTGGCTAGTCCGAAATCAGCAGCAGATATATAGACAAATCTTTTCACACCTGCTCAACAAAGTGTACCCAATTAGAACGCTGGTAAACTATTGTTCATCCAATATATGCGCTGCATATGTATTTTCCAAGATGCCATGGTGTTCAAAGTTGTAGCAGACTAATTCACATAACTTGTGTTTCCCCGCTCCACTAATCCCTACAATAAGCTCGAAGAGCAACTAAGTATTGAATGCCCTATGGGCACTCAGTGTGTATCTTAGGAATATCACATGGTTATCAAAAAAATTGGCCTATGAAAGTATTTATACAGCTCTCTATAATGCAAATAATAAAATATGCATACCTTTCTCTGAGGCAGCTCTAATTGCGTTGATGTTTGCAGTCCCGTTAATCTTATACATATACGAGTTTGAACCAAAACCACCAACACAAGAGATCTGCAATAATTCATTCCAAATAAATTTATAAAAATGTACAGTTGGAAACACACAGCGCTGCTAAATAAGCTACATTATTCCTGAAAAAGGAGAAAAAAAAACATACCACAGAAGTCACTCCATCAAGAGCATCTTTCAATGAATCAGATGACAGAAGGTTTCCTGAAAAAAAAAAGGTTTAAAATATAAGAGGAAAATGAAGATAAAGGAAATAATCTAGCAAGTTCATAAAAAATGTAGAGGAGTTAACAATAATACCTTGATGCCATGTTACTCTACTAGCCCATGACTCTTGTAAAGAAGACTTACCTGATCTATATAACAACCCATACACATATGGTTAATCACAAACCCTTAAATCAACACCTGACATAGATTAGCTAAACTGGAAGCTTTTTTTTTTTTTTGAATTATACAGGTGTATCCTAGCCCCACAGAAGTGGTACAGACTAGTCAACACGTGTCGGTCCTCCTGTCAATGTTAAACTAGAAGCTTCAACTTTGAGCAACAAAATTGATCTATTCTCAGACATGGTGAAAATTTTAACGTCCTGCAATCAAAGTCAATAAGAGAATACCTGCTAAGGCTAGAGACAGATAAGCCGCGGTCTAACGCTTCTTTACATACATGTGATCCCACAAATCCATTTCCACCAAGGACAAGCAACTAACAAGAATCGAAAAGCGTAAAGTTCCAAGATCATGAATGAACACCATATTGCAGATTAATCACACTATGTTACCTTCTCAGTAGGAGGTGGAGGCACATGTACAGTCTCTGCTTCCTCCACATTAAACGGCTCATCGATTTTGTTAGAGTCTGTAGAGAGATACCTCCCGCCGCCACTGTAAACGAACCTAATCTCAATTCCAACGACGAAGCAAGAATGAATTAACACAATCACCAAACCTAAATGCGCATGCATTTACTCGATCGATTCAGGTGCTAATTACGGGGAAGAGCCACTCACCGTGTCTGGGGAATCGATGATTTGAATCGGATCAAACGCGAAACGATCGTCCTCATTTTTTGGATTCGGAGTAGGAGAGAGAGAGAGAGAGAGAGAGGGAGAAGAGAGTCTGATGTCAACGGAGACGGAGACGGAGGAGGGAGGAGTAACGGCCAATAGCGCGGACACGTCGCCTCTTAACAAGCCTCCACGTAGACCCTTAACTTACGAGAGTCGCGCGCCTACGCGAGATCCATACTAAATTATTTGGGCTTTATTTCTAATGGGCCGAAGATAATTTTTCCTCTTTTTTTGCTTTTACATCGACATAGAACTGTTTCTTGACGTAAAACGGATAAACATCACGTGAGATTCATAATGTGGGTGAATGGGGGTGGCAAGGGTTGACTACCTCACTCACTATCGCAATACCGTCCCGCTAATTGGTTCACATTCATAACCTAAGTTAATCTAAGATTTTATCTAGTCTTGTCTTCTTCCATATGTTATAAGTTTCTCTAATTAACACATCAAATCTAAATTGTTTTTATAAAAATGTAAAATGAAACCTTATGTAATAAAACAATTCAGAAATCAATGTTTGTTGGGTATTTTTCAAAAAAAAAAAAAAAAATTGTGTTGGGTAAAGGCAGCATAAAACCTTACCAAAGAAGCAAAGGCTTCAATTATTTATCTTGATATTTTGTTTTTGTTAGAAACGACCACGTTGACTCGAGTGGACTTCACTCGCATTGCTTTCCGCGTATCGTCTATATATAAGACCGTAACACGGAGCTATCTACACACCAAACTCAAACAAGTCCAATCCAAACCCAAGAAAAGAGATTTAACTTGTGTCTTGACGATGATGATGGGAGGTGCGATGGGGACATTTGGTTCGAGCATGGCAAGTCTGTTCTTCCTCTGGGCAACTTTTCAGCAGATGTTCCCTGATCACCTCAAGATCGCAATCAAAGAGTTCCTTTTGTCTAAACTCCAACAAGTCTCTTTTGTCCAAAGATTCTCCGACCACATCATCAACTTCTTCTCTCCTTACGTTGTCATCAGCTTCCCAGAGTACGAAGAGTACCGTTTCAACCACGCTTTCGCCGCCATCGACACTTACCTTGGCGCCAAAGCAATCGATAAGTCCCATAAGCTCAGGGCGATTCAGGTCAAAGAGAGCAAAGGT
This genomic interval from Brassica oleracea var. oleracea cultivar TO1000 chromosome C2, BOL, whole genome shotgun sequence contains the following:
- the LOC106327247 gene encoding histidine kinase 5-like; this translates as MVCEMETDQQMEEMDVEVLSSMWPEDVGGTEPDNQFNVEKPAGDSDTLKEVDIAEKRTMADLKRLPDLLNTTDQGSSQLTNLVKQWEYMQDHAVRLLREELKILTKQREEAEAKELKIIEEHNFETEEPENVPVLDESSDLFRRFKEKKRDKLVGRKRIEIDEEFDTVAYWKQKALSLEKMLEASTERERRLIEKLNESLKTMESHSAPVEELTQNLKRAEGFLHFILQNAPIVMGHQDKDLRYLFIYNKFPTLREHDILGKTDVEIFHGGGVKESEDFKREVLEKGKASKREITFETDLFGSKTFLIYVEPVYNKAREKIGINYMGMEVTDQVRKREKMAKLREDNAVRKAMESELTKTIHITEETMRAKQMLATMSHEIRSPLSGVVGMAEILSTTKLDKEQRQLLNVMISSGDLVLQLINDILDLSKVESGVMKLEATKFRPREVVKHVLQTAAASLKKELTLEGNIADEVPILVIGDVLRIRQILTNLISNAIKFTHQGKVGIKLKVIPEPSFASGLELNTDAEEQNGLTETETSVWIRCDVYDTGIGIPENALPCLFKKYMQASADHARKYGGTGLGLAICKQLVELMGGQLTVTSQVNLGSTFTFILPYKVAASNDHSDDQDEFSDMVDHQPEPDDSTEGYFQFKPLLGSIYSNGGPVIGNNFLPHKAMLPSPVKLMNGFVADPSDNTGQSEAVQVENGGYKDEPRLETHRPETAHQYENGNGRCPSKESESCSSSQASSEMESEFTVSSPREDVQTEAEVKETSKQPKILLVEDNKINIMVAKSMMKQLGYTFDIANNGVEAITAINSSSYDLVLMDVCMPVLDGLKATRLIRSYEESGNWDAAVEAGVDIKVLENKQMSVRSTNRLPIIAMTANTLSESSEECYANGMDSFISKPVTLQKLKECLKQYLH
- the LOC106327249 gene encoding uncharacterized protein At1g32220, chloroplastic isoform X2 — encoded protein: MRTIVSRLIRFKSSIPQTRGGGRYLSTDSNKIDEPFNVEEAETVHVPPPPTEKLLVLGGNGFVGSHVCKEALDRGLSVSSLSRSGKSSLQESWASRVTWHQGNLLSSDSLKDALDGVTSVISCVGGFGSNSYMYKINGTANINAIRAASEKGVKRFVYISAADFGLANYLLSGYYEGKRAAETELLTRFAYGGIVLRPGFIYGTRNVGSMKIPLGVFVSPMEMVLQQAKPLNQLPLVGPLFTPPVNVESVAKVAVRAATDPVFPPGIVDVHGIQRYSQQKSR
- the LOC106327249 gene encoding uncharacterized protein At1g32220, chloroplastic isoform X1 — protein: MRTIVSRLIRFKSSIPQTRFVYSGGGRYLSTDSNKIDEPFNVEEAETVHVPPPPTEKLLVLGGNGFVGSHVCKEALDRGLSVSSLSRSGKSSLQESWASRVTWHQGNLLSSDSLKDALDGVTSVISCVGGFGSNSYMYKINGTANINAIRAASEKGVKRFVYISAADFGLANYLLSGYYEGKRAAETELLTRFAYGGIVLRPGFIYGTRNVGSMKIPLGVFVSPMEMVLQQAKPLNQLPLVGPLFTPPVNVESVAKVAVRAATDPVFPPGIVDVHGIQRYSQQKSR